Proteins from one Haliaeetus albicilla chromosome 28, bHalAlb1.1, whole genome shotgun sequence genomic window:
- the LLPH gene encoding protein LLP homolog, which produces MAKSLRSKWRRKMRAEKRKKNAPKELERLKKILGAKADVVMEEVKEVATVLPAEKVLQPGDDCKMDIDNKRNKKTLLDQHGQYPIWMNSRQRKKLKAQRVKGKKKSKLAKGLVW; this is translated from the exons ATGGCGAAGAGCCTGAGGAGCAAATGGAGGAGGAAGATGCGGGcggagaagaggaagaagaacgCGCCCAAGGAGCTGGAGAGGCTGAAGAAGATCCTGGGAGCCAAGGCGGACGTCGTTATGGAGGAGGTCAAGGAGGTGGCGACCGTGCTGCCCGCCGAGAAGGTCCTCCAGCCGGGGG atgACTGCAAAATGGACATAGATAATAAACGAAACAAAAAAACTCTTCTAGACCAGCATGGACAGTACCCAATATGGATGAATTCCAGGCAGAGAAAGAAGCTGAAGGCACAGCgtgttaaggggaaaaaaaaatcaaaattggCCAAAGGCCTAGTCTGGTAA